A section of the Osmia lignaria lignaria isolate PbOS001 chromosome 16, iyOsmLign1, whole genome shotgun sequence genome encodes:
- the LOC117601232 gene encoding sterol regulatory element-binding protein 1 produces the protein MTDPGRWSSTQDNDFSSFQSNDSFNLNEVTGIDDLLTNCESELLKNENLFSDDALLSQLDDPLAMDAEDLDFLNFNGSEELKDFKEFQDFKDPNIIKSVPNGNVMITPVVTENTQQIPCMSSQQQKQQPQLQDIASMKNRAQRISVTQTPTVFSSQYAIPQNVNFSVQSSPVVTIAPVTQQRQLLLPAKLIKSESVVYSRGSQAVTSASVPHQIHTLVNTANGTVLTTGIPVVLDTDKVQINRLNTATHVGVPKVKEVKRSAHNAIERRYRTSINDKIIELKNIIVGVDAKLNKSAILRKTIDYIRFLQNSNTKLKSENMSLKMAAQRQNLRDLLVCGELTPPRSDSSEPSLSPAPAPLSPPSPSSIKDDPDVLQNIHSTSVLTNQGMRDHTRLTLCGFMLLLLAFNPLGFLINNVGRFNSDFANTKLDGRTILNYQDQSEVENPIWSNVFLWLTNAILLIGGLYRLLLYGDPILTSDSKLFLELHRWRRQAEFNISKNEYSQANRDLHQCLQYLGRPYPSSRAEAWLAIMWQIIRQLLHKLWIGKWILHTHKWFSEKTTRQQAEISAMEIAIIYQHMLCLRLSEGSKNGTLYLAFSAVNYAEATGESMPKSLLAEIYINVALCFKQSPLPFIHKYYLGKARALLSSCAIPAKFKWIMSDDGTKFLAFQKWQYGEQSDNEFTSQSSKADPLSYASRAYRDYLIGYCLRILTGTAGDTHLSSILEYGQTIMSSAGVDAGFLCTNKVTATHCEDEIGLWWGAVMYVAACWRLKEDDSQAWSIVESKFPYEKNYQLCNNNSNTSPLPYIVLNALQAAKATTKTASMRFIDQAGILLEQSLVYYHCKQQSLQNVLLTQLWICDWLLEMRTTFWQELDGDLDKSNINISLGGFQRDLACLRQLCQHIPSTMARVFLYEATARIMAGATPVKTQILLDRSLHHRNSRSSIICGKDRSQDQYSGEREHAVALCLACRHLPALLLASPGERAGMLAEAAKTLERVGDRKRLQECYKLMRQLGPAISAN, from the exons ATGACAGATCCTGGAAGATGGTCATCGACACAGGATAATGATTTTTCTAGTTTTCAGTCAAACGATAGCTTCAATTTAAATGAAGTAACTGGTATCGATG atCTCCTCACAAATTGTGAAAgtgaattattgaaaaatgaaaacctATTTAGCGATGATGCATTACTCTCGCAATTGGATGATCCCCTAGCAATGGATGCAGAGGATTTAGATTTTTTAAACTTCAATGGCAGCGAAGAATTAAAAGATTTTAAAGAATTCCAAGATTTTAAAGATCCTAATATTATTAAATCTGTACCAAATGGAAATGTAATGATAACTCCAGTGGTAACAGAAAATACGCAACAGATTCCTTGTATGTCATCACAGCAACAAAAGCAGCAACCACAACTCCAAGATATAGCATCTATGAAAAATAGAGCACAAAGAATATCTGTTACACAAACACCTACGGTATTTAGTTCACAGTATGCTATTCCACAAAATGTGAACTTTAGTGTTCAGTCATCACCAGTTGTAACAATAGCACCGGTGACACAACAAAGACAGTTACTTTTACCAGCTAAACTTATCAAGTCAGAATCAGTTGTTTATTCTAGAGGCTCACAAGCTGTTACTTCAGCTTCTGTACCACATCAAATACATACTTTAGTAAATACTGCTAATGGAACTGTTTTAACCACTG gTATTCCTGTTGTATTAGATACTGATAAAGTACAGATTAATCGTTTGAATACAGCTACTCATGTAGGTGTACCAAAAGTGAAAGAAGTAAAACGCAGTGCTCATAATGCTATAGAACGACGTTATAGAACATCAATCAATGATAAGAtcattgaattgaaaaatatcattgttGGAGTGGATGCTAAGTTAAATAAATCAGCAATTTTAAGAAAGACTATTGATTATATTAG ATTTCTTCAGAattctaatacaaaattaaaatcagaGAACATGTCATTAAAAATGGCTGCGCAAAGACAAAATCTGCGCGATTTATTAGTATGTGGTGAACTTACACCACCTCGATCGGATTCAAGTGAACCATCCTTATCTCCGGCACCAGCGCCATTATCTCCACCTTCTCCATCATCGATCAAAGATGATCCAGATGTACTACAAAACATTCACTCTACGTCTGTCCTAACAAATCAAGGCATGAGAGATCATACCAGACTTACACTTTGTGGATTTATGCTCCTTTTGTTAGCATTTAATCCTTTGGGTTTTCTCATAAATAATGTTGGAAGATTCAACTCTGATTTTGCAAATACAAAACTAGACGGTCGCACGATACTGAATTATCAAG ATCAATCAGAAGTTGAAAATCCAATTTGGAGCAATGTGTTTCTATGGTTAACAAATGCTATACTTTTGATCGGTGGACTTTACAGATTACTGCTTTACGGCGATCCGATATTAACTTCTGATAGTAAATTGTTCCTTGAACTCCATCGATGGAGGCGTCAAGCGGAATTTAATATATCAAAAAATGAATATAGCCAAGCAAATCGCGATTTGCATCAATGTTTACAATATTTAGGTCGACCGTATCCATCGTCACGCGCAGAAGCTTGGCTAGCAATTATGTGGCAGATCATAAGACAGCTTCTTCATAAGTTATGGATTGGGAAATGGATATTGCACACTCATAAATGGTTTTCCGAAAAAACTACACGACAGCAAGCTGAAATATCAGCTATGGAAATAGCCATCATTTACCAACATATGCTTTGTTTACGTTTATCAGAAGGTTCTAAAAATGGAACATTATATCTTGCTTTTTCTGCAGTAAATTATGCAGAAGCCACTGGTGAATCTATGCCAAAATCATTATTGGCAGAAATATACATCAATGTTGCATTATGTTTCAAACAATCACCTTTACcatttattcataaatattacCTGGGTAAAGCGCGCGCGTTACTTTCATCGTGCGCAATTCCAGCGAAATTCAAGTGGATTATGAGCGATGACGGTACTAAATTTTTAGCATTCCAGAAATGGCAATATGGAGAACAATCAGATAATGAATTTACATCTCAAAGTAGTAAAGCTGATCCTTTGTCGTATGCATCACGTGCGTATAGAGATTACTTAATTGGATATTGTTTACGGATTTTAACTGGTACTGCAGGAGATACTCACTTATCCTCGATATTGGAGTATGGACAAACTATCATGTCCTCTGCTGGAGTAGATGCTGGTTTTTTATGCACTAACAAAGTTACAGCTACCC ATTGCGAAGATGAAATTGGATTATGGTGGGGAGCAGTAATGTATGTAGCAGCATGTTGGAGATTAAAAGAAGATGATTCACAGGCATGGAGTATTGTTGAAAGTAAATTTCCTTACGAAAAAAATTATCAACTCTGTAATAATAACAGCAATACTAGTCCATTGCCGTATATTGTTTTAAACGCTTTGCAAGCAGCAAAAGCAACTACGAAAACAGCTTCGATGCGTTTTATTGATCAAGCAGGAATATTACTTGAGCAGAGTCTAGTTTATTATCATTGCAAGCAACAATCATTGCAAAATGTTTTG CTCACTCAATTGTGGATTTGTGATTGGTTACTTGAGATGCGAACTACATTTTGGCAAGAATTAGATGGCGATTTGGATaaatcaaatataaatatatcacTTGGAGGTTTTCAACGTGATTTAGCTTGTCTGAGACAATTGTGTCAGCACATTCCA TCAACGATGGCGAGAGTATTTCTTTACGAAGCCACAGCACGTATAATGGCAGGAGCGACACCAGTAAAAACTCAAATATTATTAGACCGTAGTTTGCATCATAGAAATTCGCGTTCTTCAATTATCTGTGGAAAAGATCGTTCTCAGGATCAGTACAGTGGAGAAAGAGAACATGCAGTAGCTTTGTGCTTAGCATGTCGACATTTGCCTGCGTTGTTGTTGGCTTCGCCTGGAGAGCGTGCTGGTATGCTTGCAGAAGCTGCTAAAACTCTTGAAAGAGTAGGTGACAGAAAAAGACTTCAAGAATGTTATAAATTAATGCGACAACTAGGTCCAGCTATTTCTGCTAACTGA
- the CSP6 gene encoding chemosensory protein 6 — MKVYFLLFSLIVTSCVAVEKYPSKYDDVDVDRILQNGRVLTNYIKCMLGEGPCTNEGRELKRTLPDALSTGCSKCNEKQKITAEKVINHLRIKRPTDWERLTARYDPNGEYMKRYENTQAAKKT; from the exons ATGAAAGTTTACTTTCTGCTATTCAGCTTAATTGTAACAAGTTGTGTAGCAGTTGAAAAATATCCAAGTAAATACGACGACGTCGACGTTGATAGGATACTTCAAAATGGACGTGTTCTTACCAATTACATTAAATGTATGTTGGGTGAAGGGCCTTGTACCAACGAGGGTAGAGAACTGAAAA gAACATTACCAGATGCGTTGTCTACGGGTTGCAGTAAATGTaatgaaaaacagaaaattacTGCAGAAAAGGTAATAAATCATCTCAGAATTAAAAGGCCTACAGATTGGGAACGACTTACTGCAAGATACGATCCTAATGGGGAATACATGAAGCGTTACGAAAATACCCAAGCTGCCAAAAAGAcataa
- the LOC117601238 gene encoding ejaculatory bulb-specific protein 3, with protein sequence MKFLIFLFLTAFAITIFVEAQDISNLLNDRRYVQKQINCILGQGHCDVVGRKIKELLPEALNNHCRRCTPRQMAHARTLIAFMKENYPNEWHIIVQRYTAMPYYKNYRRT encoded by the exons atgaaatttctaatctttctttttttaactgcttttgCAATAACAATCTTTGTCGAGGCGCAAGATATTTCGAATCTTTTGAACGATAGGCGTTACGTGCAAAAACAAATTAATTGTATTTTGGGTCAAGGCCATTGTGATGTTGTGGGAAGGAAAATCAAAg AGTTATTACCGGAAGCTTTGAATAATCATTGCCGTCGTTGTACACCTCGACAAATGGCACACGCACGCACATTGATCGcatttatgaaagaaaattatcCAAACGAGTGGCATATTATTGTACAACGTTATACAGCAATGCcgtattataaaaattacagaaGAACTTAA
- the EMC8-9 gene encoding ER membrane protein complex subunit 8/9 — MADISFSSRAYCKIILHAAKYPHCAINGLLLAKQNNKTDGKSGELRIEDAIPLFHICLHVSPMAEIALTMVDQYAGSKGLILAGYYFANENINDLSTDKPAHKIADKIAENNGNALLVAVDNKEVTLSMNSNPLRVSQYIDGKWKLKDITDVYYDKGVMYTDALYSLLKAEHYKNLIDFDNHLDDISLNWQNYKINKIIDEIVEKYK, encoded by the exons ATGGCAGACATCTCATTCTCTAGTCGTGCATATTGTAAGATTATTTTGCATGCAGCTAAATATCCTCATTGTGCAATAAATGGCTTATTGTTAGccaaacaaaataataaaaccgATGGAAAATCCGGTGAATTACGTATTGAAGACGCAATTCCATTGTTTCATATCTGCCTTCATGTCTCACCTATGGCGGAAATCGCGTTGACTATG GTTGACCAATATGCTGGTAGCAAAGGTTTAATACTTGCAGGTTATTACTTTGCAAATGAAAACATAAATGATTtaag TACAGATAAACCTGCTCATAAAATAGCAGACAAAATAGCAGAAAACAATGGCAATGCTTTACTTGTTGCA gTGGATAACAAGGAAGTAACACTCAGTATGAATTCAAATCCATTAAGAGTGTCACAGTATATAGATGGCAAATGGAAACTCAAAGATATAACAGA TGTATATTATGATAAAGGAGTAATGTATACAGATGCACTATATTCTTTACTAAAAGCAGAACATTATAAAAATCTTATAGATTTTGATAATCATCTTGATGATATTTCTCTTAATTGGCAAAACTACAAGATTAACAAGATTATAGATGAAATTGtggaaaaatacaaataa
- the LOC117601236 gene encoding nuclear receptor 2C2-associated protein, whose product MTCLLTQHKFECRVSSVLNKNNRLYGRNYMFDNSPDTCWNSDAGTPQWIIINFEQECEVNSFEIEFQGGFVGKNCHLDIGYKNTEFFESFYPEDKNTLQKFYLKKSAKAKSFKFVFNESTDFFGRIIIYKLALYL is encoded by the exons atgACTTGTTTATTAACACAGCATAAATTTGAATGCCG CGTCAGTTCAGTTTTAAACAAGAATAATCGGTTATATGGAAGAAATTATATGTTTGACAATTCTCCTGATACATGTTGGAACTCTGATGCA ggAACACCACAGtggataattattaattttgaacaaGAATGTGAAgtaaattcatttgaaattgaatttcaaggaGGATTTGTTGGCAAAAATTGTCATCTAGACATTGGTTATAAAAATACGGAATTTTTTGAATCATTTTATCCAGAAGATAAAAATACAttacagaaattttatttaaagaaatcgGCAAAAGCAAAATCGTTTAAATTTGTGTTTAATGAAAGTACTGATTTCTTTGGTAGAATAATCATATATAAATTAGCTTTGTATTTATAA
- the RpL21 gene encoding ribosomal protein L21, protein MTNSKGYRRGTRDLFSRKFRKHGTIPLSTYMKVYKVGDIVDIKGNGAVQKGMPYKVYHGKTGRVFNVTSHALGVIVNKRVRGRIIAKRINVRIEHLTHSKCREDFLKRVKENERLRKEAKEKNIRVQLKRQPAEPRGAHIVSGRENPISLAPIPYEFIA, encoded by the coding sequence ATGACGAATTCGAAGGGATATCGTAGAGGAACAAGAGACTTGTTCTCTCGAAAATTCCGCAAACATGGAACAATTCCATTGTCTACGTATATGAAAGTATACAAAGTTGGCGATATTGTTGACATTAAAGGTAATGGAGCTGTCCAAAAAGGAATGCCTTATAAAGTTTATCATGGAAAAACTGGGCGTGTATTTAATGTGACTTCACATGCTCTGGGTGTCATTGTCAATAAAAGAGTCCGTGGACGCATCATTGCTAAAAGAATCAATGTTCGTATTGAACATCTTACTCATTCTAAATGCAGAGAAGATTTTTTGAAACGAGTAAAGGAAAATGAAAGGCTCAGAAAGGAAGCAAAGGAAAAGAATATCCGAGTCCAACTAAAGAGGCAACCAGCTGAACCCAGGGGTGCACACATTGTATCTGGACGTGAAAATCCTATTTCACTTGCTCCTATTCCTTATGAATTTATTgcttaa
- the Cdc10 gene encoding cyclin-dependent kinase 10 isoform X1, with amino-acid sequence MTKDETLDKKSVENNDTDKKAISESGPDPSAPITRRGVLTSFLTGKPMEIPEQDILGKCRFVSEFEKLNRIGEGTYGIVYRARDTKNDKVVALKKVRMEHEKDGLPVSGLREISVLLSCRHENIVHLREVVVGRSLESIFLAMEYCEQDLASLLDNMQAPFSESQVKCIVLQVLKGLRYLHHNFIVHRDLKVSNLLMTDKGCVKIADFGLARWFGLPLKPMTPRVVTLWYRAPELLLQAKTQTTSVDMWAAGCILGELLGHRPLLPGRSEIAQLELIVDLLGTPSEAIWPEFNTLPALQNFTLKQQPYNNLKQRFPWLSAAGLRLLNFLFMYDPKKRATAEECLQSSYFKEAPLPCDPKLMPTFPQHRNMKKAAPTKETREPETNVTDQTNNLPAISDLLGSLVKKRRVE; translated from the exons atgacgaaag ACGAGACTTTGGACAAAAAATCAGTAGAAAACAATGATACTGATAAAAAAGCTATATCTGAAAGTGGTCCAGATCCATCAGCACCGATAACTCGAAGAGGAGTACTGACATCATTTTTAACTGGCAAACCTATGGAAATACCAGAACAAGATATT ttGGGTAAATGTAGATTTGTgtctgaatttgaaaaattaaatcgtATAGGAGAAGGCACATATGGTATCGTTTATCGAGCAAGAGATACTAAAAATGATAAAGTTGTAGCTCTAAAGAAGGTTCGAATGGAGCATGAGAAAGATGGTTTACCAGTTAGCGGCTTAAGAGAAATATCAGTACTTTTATCGTGTCGTCATGAAAATATAGTACACTTAAGAGAAGTAGTTGTAGGAAGAAGCTTAGAAAGCATATTTCTTGCTATGGAATATTGTGAACAAGACTTGGCAAGTTTATTAGATAACATGCAAGCCCCATTTTCAGAAAGTCAAGTCAAATGTATTGTTTTGCAAGTACTAAAGGGTTTACGTTATCTGCATCACAATTTTATTGTACACAGAGACCTGAAAGTGTCAAATCTTCTAATGACTGATAAAGGATGTGTAAAAATTGCTGATTTTGGATTAGCTAGGTGGTTTGGTTTACCTTTAAAACCAATGACACCAAGAGTAGTAACATTATGGTATAGAGCACCAGAATTATTGTTACAAGCAAAAACTCAAACAACTTCTGTCGATATGTGGGCTGCTGGATGTATCTTGG GGGAATTACTTGGACATCGACCTTTATTACCTGGACGATCGGAAATTGCGCAACTGGAATTGATCGTTGACTTATTGGGTACTCCAAGTGAAGCAATTTGGCCAGAATTTAATACACTTCCAGCATTACAAAACTTTACATTGAAGCAACAaccatataataatttaaaacagaGATTTCCATGGTTAAGTGCTGCCGGTTtaagattattaaatttcttatttatgtATGATCCAAAGAAAAGAGCTACTGCAGAAGAATGTTTACAAAgcagttattttaaagaagccCCTTTAC CATGTGATCCTAAGCTTATGCCTACATTCCCGCAAcacagaaatatgaaaaaagctGCTCCGACAAAGGAAACTAGAGAACCAGAGACAAATGTTACAGATCAGACTAATAATTTGCCTGCAATTTCAGATCTT cTTGGATCGCTTGTTAAGAAGAGACGAGTTGAATGA
- the Las gene encoding lipoyl synthase, mitochondrial, with protein MQIIMFQVFRKSNQIKILTVCNFHSAHLQCVKEKTFSQKLENGPDFKDFITGDFKEYDGKLKLEKGDKSRLRLPPWLKTQIPVGKNYSKLKSQLRQLRLSTVCEEARCPNIGECWGGDKHGTATATIMLMGDTCTRGCRFCSVKTSRTPLPLDPEEPINTATAITDWGLDYVVLTSVDRDDLNDGGANHIAETVKCIKQRSSILVECLIPDFRGDENCIATIVNSNLDVLAHNIETVERLTPFVRDRRAQYRQSINVLKTAKKLNPDLITKSSIMLGLSETDEEVEQTMKDLRDVGVDALTLGQYMQPTKRHLKVIEYVTPEKFKKWEQLGNELGFLYTASGPLVRSSYRAGEFFLTNILKKQRSNKIEK; from the exons ATGCAAATAATCATGTTCCAAGTTTTTCGTAAgtcaaatcaaataaaaatattgaccGTTTGCAATTTTCATTCCGCG CACTTACAATGCGTCAAAGAAAAAACATTTTCCCAAAAATTAGAGAATGGACctgattttaaagattttattaCTGGCGACTTCAAAGAATAtgatggaaaattaaaattagaaaaaggagATAAATCTCGTTTAAGATTACCACCGTGGCTTAAAACACAGATACCAGTGGGTAAAAATTACAGTAAACTAAAATCACAATTAAGACAATTACGATTAAGTACTGTATGCGAGGAGGCACGGTGTCCCAACATTGGAGAATGCTGGGGAGGCGATAAGCATGGGACAGCAACTGCTACTATTATG ttAATGGGAGACACATGTACCCGTGGTTGTCGTTTCTGTTCTGTTAAAACATCACGTACACCATTACCATTAGATCCAGAAGAACCAATAAATACAGCAACTGCGATAACAGATTGGGGTTTGGATTATGTTGTACTTACATCTGTGGACAGAGATG atcTGAACGATGGTGGAGCTAATCATATTGCAGAAACAGTTAAATGTATTAAACAAAg GAGCAGTATTTTAGTAGAGTGCTTGATACCAGATTTTAGAGGTGATGAAAATTGTATTGCAACAATTGTTAATTCTAATCTTGATGTGTTAGCCCATAATATTGAAACTGTTGAACGATTAACTCCATTTGTTAGAGATAGACGAGCTCAATATAG GCAGTCAATAAATGTCTTAAAGACAGCTAAAAAATTAAATCCAGATTTAATTACGAAATCATCGATAATGTTGGGATTGAGTGAGACTGATGAAGAAGTTGAACAGACCATGAAAGATTTGAGAGATGTAGGTGTAGATGCTTTAACGCTTGGACAATATATGCAACCTACaaaaagacatttaaaagttattgAATATGTCACacctgaaaaatttaaaaaatgggaaCAATTAGGAAATGAATTAGGGTTTTTATACACTGCTAGCGGCCCATTAGTGCGTTCTTCCTATAGAGCTGGCGAATTCTTCTtaacaaatatattaaaaaagcaAAGAAGTAATAAGATCGAGAAATAG
- the Cdc10 gene encoding cyclin-dependent kinase 10 isoform X2: MEIPEQDILGKCRFVSEFEKLNRIGEGTYGIVYRARDTKNDKVVALKKVRMEHEKDGLPVSGLREISVLLSCRHENIVHLREVVVGRSLESIFLAMEYCEQDLASLLDNMQAPFSESQVKCIVLQVLKGLRYLHHNFIVHRDLKVSNLLMTDKGCVKIADFGLARWFGLPLKPMTPRVVTLWYRAPELLLQAKTQTTSVDMWAAGCILGELLGHRPLLPGRSEIAQLELIVDLLGTPSEAIWPEFNTLPALQNFTLKQQPYNNLKQRFPWLSAAGLRLLNFLFMYDPKKRATAEECLQSSYFKEAPLPCDPKLMPTFPQHRNMKKAAPTKETREPETNVTDQTNNLPAISDLLGSLVKKRRVE; this comes from the exons ATGGAAATACCAGAACAAGATATT ttGGGTAAATGTAGATTTGTgtctgaatttgaaaaattaaatcgtATAGGAGAAGGCACATATGGTATCGTTTATCGAGCAAGAGATACTAAAAATGATAAAGTTGTAGCTCTAAAGAAGGTTCGAATGGAGCATGAGAAAGATGGTTTACCAGTTAGCGGCTTAAGAGAAATATCAGTACTTTTATCGTGTCGTCATGAAAATATAGTACACTTAAGAGAAGTAGTTGTAGGAAGAAGCTTAGAAAGCATATTTCTTGCTATGGAATATTGTGAACAAGACTTGGCAAGTTTATTAGATAACATGCAAGCCCCATTTTCAGAAAGTCAAGTCAAATGTATTGTTTTGCAAGTACTAAAGGGTTTACGTTATCTGCATCACAATTTTATTGTACACAGAGACCTGAAAGTGTCAAATCTTCTAATGACTGATAAAGGATGTGTAAAAATTGCTGATTTTGGATTAGCTAGGTGGTTTGGTTTACCTTTAAAACCAATGACACCAAGAGTAGTAACATTATGGTATAGAGCACCAGAATTATTGTTACAAGCAAAAACTCAAACAACTTCTGTCGATATGTGGGCTGCTGGATGTATCTTGG GGGAATTACTTGGACATCGACCTTTATTACCTGGACGATCGGAAATTGCGCAACTGGAATTGATCGTTGACTTATTGGGTACTCCAAGTGAAGCAATTTGGCCAGAATTTAATACACTTCCAGCATTACAAAACTTTACATTGAAGCAACAaccatataataatttaaaacagaGATTTCCATGGTTAAGTGCTGCCGGTTtaagattattaaatttcttatttatgtATGATCCAAAGAAAAGAGCTACTGCAGAAGAATGTTTACAAAgcagttattttaaagaagccCCTTTAC CATGTGATCCTAAGCTTATGCCTACATTCCCGCAAcacagaaatatgaaaaaagctGCTCCGACAAAGGAAACTAGAGAACCAGAGACAAATGTTACAGATCAGACTAATAATTTGCCTGCAATTTCAGATCTT cTTGGATCGCTTGTTAAGAAGAGACGAGTTGAATGA
- the Prosalpha6 gene encoding proteasome alpha6 subunit, with protein sequence MFRNQYDSDVTVWSPQGRLHQVEYAMEAVKLGSATVGLKNKTHAVLIALKRASSELSAHQKKMFPIDKHMGISISGLTADARMLSRYMRTECLNYKYSHDDVLPVSRLLASLGNKLQTCTQRYDRRPYGVGLLIAGYDDQGPHIYQTCPSSNYFDCKAMAIGARSQSARTYLEKHLNELLSCDLDELIKHGLRALRDTLPNEVDLSIKNVSIAVVGKGTDFTIFDEDAISVYLSQIEDDKRGRPTEPDVDPDSRPPQPPPSDEGPQDPQPAVAMETD encoded by the exons atg ttcCGCAATCAATACGACAGTGATGTCACAGTTTGGAGTCCGCAAGGACGTTTACATCAAGTGGAATATGCGATGGAAGCTGTTAAATTAGGATCAGCCACTGTAGGACTTAAAAACAAAACTCATGCTGTTTTAATCGCACTCAAAAGAGCTTCATCCGAGCTTTCAGCGCATCAGAAGAAAATGTTCCCCATTGATAAACACATGGGAATTTCTATTTCTGGTTTAACTGCTGATGCTAGAATGTTAAG tcgaTATATGCGAACTGAATGTTTAAACTATAAGTATTCCCATGATGATGTATTACCTGTAAGTCGTTTACTTGCATCATTGGGAAATAAGTTGCAAACATGTACTCAGAGATACGATAGAAGGCCATATGGTGTGGGTTTACTTATTGCTGGTTATGAT GATCAAGGACCGCATATTTATCAGACGTGTCCTTCATCAAATTATTTTGATTGCAAAGCAATGGCTATCGGTGCACGTTCTCAAAGTGCCCGCACATATTTAGAGAAACATCTTAATGAACTTCTTTCGTGTGATCTTGACGAACTTATAAAACATGGTCTTCGTGCATTAAGAGATACTTTACCTAATGAAGTTGATTTATCCATTAAG AACGTCTCTATTGCGGTAGTTGGAAAAGGTACAGATTTTACAATATTTGATGAGGATGCGATATCCGTTTATTTATCCCAAATTGAAGATGATAAACGTGGAAGACCTACCGAACCAGATGTAGACCCAGATTCTAGACCTCCACAACCTCCACCTTCTGACGAAGGTCCACAAGATCCACAACCTGCAGTTGCAATGGAAACagattaa